The genomic window CTATACGCAATACAGGGAATTATGCCCGTCGCGTTCCAAGCGCCGCGCAAATCTTGCAGCGGGGGCTGGGGCAGGGATTATTGAGTGAATAAAAGGTTTTCATTTTCATGAACAAAGTCGCAGAGCCGATGGAGACGAACAGCACCACACCCGAAGAGCTGATCGCATCGGAAACCGCCGGTATGAGCCTGAGCGTGGTCATTCCCGCCTATAACGAGGAAAACGCCGTCCGCCACACGGTCGAGGACGTGCGCACCCATCTCGAACCGCTGGGCATTCCCTACGAGATCATCGTGGTGGACGATGCCAGCCAGGACAACACCCGCGCCGAGGCCGAGGCCAGCGGCGCGACCGTTACCTTCAACGATGTCAATTCCGGCTATGGCGCCAGCCTCAAGCGCGGGGTGCGGATGGCGCAGCATGAATATGTGGCCATTCTGGATGCCGACAGCACATACCCTGCGCGCTATCTGCCCGGAATGCTGGCCATGTGCCGCGATCAGGACATGGTCGTGGGCGACCGGGGCGCGGCGATGAAAAACGTGCCGCTGCTGCGCCGTCCGGCCAAGAAATTCCTGTTCGCCTTTGCCTCGTTCCTGGCCGAACGCAAGATCAATGACCTCAATTCCGGCCTGCGGGTGTTTCGCAAAGCCGAGCTGATCCCTTTCCTGCCGCTCTTGCCGCAGAATTTTTCCTTCACCACCACGATCACGCTGTGCATGACCTCGAACGGCAAGCGGATGATCTATACGCCGATCGAATACGGTAAGCGGGTGGGCAAATCGAAGATCCGGCCGATCGACTTCATCAATTTTATTATCCTGATCTTGCGGATCAGCACATTGTTCAATCCGCTGCGGGTTTTCATTCCTATGGGGCTGGTGTTTTTTGCTCTGGGGACTGTGAAGTTCATTGTCGACCTCACCTACCTGAACCTCAGCGGAACCACGGTGTTCGCGTTCCTTGCTGCGATCATGATCTGGTCATTGGGATTGATCGCAGACATGATCTCACGGCTGCATCTCAGACCCTGATTGGGCATGACACAAACTTTCTGAAGCAGTAAAGGAATGCACACGTGACGGATGTCTCCCCTTCAGATGGCGGCACTGAAAGACCCCATATCATTATCCTCGGTGCCGGACCTGCCGGTCTGGCCGCAGCCCATGCCCTGACCGGGCAGGCGAAGGTGACCGTGATCGAACGCGCGCCCAGTGCCGGGGGCAATTCGGCCTCATTCCCGATTGAGGGCGTGATCTGCGATTACGGCTCGCACCGGTTTCATCCGGCGGCCGAGCCCGAGGTTCTGGCCGATGTGAAAGCGCTGCTGGGTGAAGATCTGCTGCTGCGCCCACGCCACGGGCGCATCCGGCTGGGCGGCAAATGGATTCACTTTCCACTGAAACTGACCGACGCGCTGATGCGCCTGCCCAAACCCTTTGCCGCGTCGCTGATCGGCGACATGGTGCTGAAACCCTTCCGCAAGAAAAGCACGGGCCCCGAGACATTCTCGACCGTGCTGTATGACGGGCTGGGCCCGACGATTTCGGACAATTTCTATTTCCCATACGTGCGCAAACTGTGGGGGCTGGATCCGGACAAGCTGGCGGTGAAACTGGCCGAACGTCGGGTGGGCAGCGGCTCGGTCGGCAAGATCCTGATGAAGATGCTGCGCCTGCTGCCGGGGTTGCGCAGCGAAACGGCGGGCCGGTTCTTTTATCCGCGCAAGGGGTTCGGGCAGATCTCGGACGCGATGCGCAACAGTGCCGAGGCCAATGGCGCCACCTTCCTGTTCAACACCGAAATCACCGCCATCGAGCGGGATGGCAATCGCATCACCGGGTTGACGATCCGCGACGAAGAAGGCGAGCGGCACCTGACCGGCGATCTGATCCTGTCGACCATCCCGCTGACCGGGCTGACGCGCCTGATCGGCGATGCTCCGGCCGAGGTGGTCGAAGCCGCCCGCGCCATCCGCTTCCGGGGCATGATCCTGCTGTATCTGGTGCTTGAGACCGACCAGTTCACCGAGTTCGATGCCCATTACTTCCCGGAACTGTCGATCCCGATCAGCCGCATGTCGGAGCCCAAGAACTATAACGCCAGTGGCGAGCCGAAGGGCGTCACCGTGCTGTGCGCCGAACTGCCCTGCGACCCGGATGAGAAATGGTGGTCCATGTCCGACGAGGAACTGGGGCAGGAATTCACCAAATGGCTGGGCCAGCTGGGCCTGCCGGTCACGGTACCGGTGCGCCGCTGCGAAACCCGCCGGCTGAGCCATGCCTATCCGGTTTACGATGTGGGCTATGAAGACCGGTTCGATACGGTTGATCAATGGCTCTCGGATCTGGACGGATTGCTCGTATTTGGACGGCAAGGCCTGTTCGCCCACGACAATACGCACCACGCCTTTGCCATGGCCTATGGTGCGGCGGATTGCATCGACGACAAGGGCAATGTCGACCGCGCGAAATGGAACCGGTATCGCGAGGTCTTTGCCACCCATGTGGTGGAAGACTGACCCATGCCCGCCTGGCAGGCCGATATCCTGATGTATCATTCGATCTCGGACGCGCCGGGGCCGACCTCGATTGCGCCCGACGTCTTTGCGGCACAGATGCAGGCGCTGGCGGCGTCCGGCCTGCCGGTGGTGACGCCGGACGCGCTGGCCAACCCGCCTGCCCCCCGTGTGGTCATCATCAGCTTC from Ruegeria sp. YS9 includes these protein-coding regions:
- a CDS encoding glycosyltransferase family 2 protein, yielding MNKVAEPMETNSTTPEELIASETAGMSLSVVIPAYNEENAVRHTVEDVRTHLEPLGIPYEIIVVDDASQDNTRAEAEASGATVTFNDVNSGYGASLKRGVRMAQHEYVAILDADSTYPARYLPGMLAMCRDQDMVVGDRGAAMKNVPLLRRPAKKFLFAFASFLAERKINDLNSGLRVFRKAELIPFLPLLPQNFSFTTTITLCMTSNGKRMIYTPIEYGKRVGKSKIRPIDFINFIILILRISTLFNPLRVFIPMGLVFFALGTVKFIVDLTYLNLSGTTVFAFLAAIMIWSLGLIADMISRLHLRP
- a CDS encoding NAD(P)/FAD-dependent oxidoreductase, whose product is MTDVSPSDGGTERPHIIILGAGPAGLAAAHALTGQAKVTVIERAPSAGGNSASFPIEGVICDYGSHRFHPAAEPEVLADVKALLGEDLLLRPRHGRIRLGGKWIHFPLKLTDALMRLPKPFAASLIGDMVLKPFRKKSTGPETFSTVLYDGLGPTISDNFYFPYVRKLWGLDPDKLAVKLAERRVGSGSVGKILMKMLRLLPGLRSETAGRFFYPRKGFGQISDAMRNSAEANGATFLFNTEITAIERDGNRITGLTIRDEEGERHLTGDLILSTIPLTGLTRLIGDAPAEVVEAARAIRFRGMILLYLVLETDQFTEFDAHYFPELSIPISRMSEPKNYNASGEPKGVTVLCAELPCDPDEKWWSMSDEELGQEFTKWLGQLGLPVTVPVRRCETRRLSHAYPVYDVGYEDRFDTVDQWLSDLDGLLVFGRQGLFAHDNTHHAFAMAYGAADCIDDKGNVDRAKWNRYREVFATHVVED